ttatagcaacattacacacaagctagggtttaaaaaatgggatcagaaagaacgtgacctttaatacaACAAAAATTTCTATTTATGACAACCTTTCAGAttctcgttttttttttttcaataaatgcCTTCTTTTTTCCACACAGTCTCAAGAGGAGGTTTGCGACCTGTTGCATGCAGCACCCTTCCAAAACATCTTGCCAAGAGTTCATGTTAAAGGTATGTCATATTTGCAAATATGTATAGAGACTACATACTACCGTGTCAAGTAATTCCTTACACGTATCAATTCCCACCTTATGCAGAAGGTGAACGTCTGGATGCAAAGATGAAGCGATTGGAGGCCAAATACACAGCTCTGCATATGGTGCCTCTAATCGAGCGTCTGGGAACCCCGCAGGTGGGAGACAGTCgctttttatgatttatttactACATTATCGTCCCCGGGACACACATTCACTTATTGTCATTAGTATTTCAGCAATTATACACTTAGCATCTGCTTTGATCTACTCTATGAACCTTTTATAGATTTATTGGCTATTGATGAGATTTGCCAGCGATAATTAAGCAAATAGATATTTTTAATGCAATTGTCAGGTGAATTTCAACTTCACTTTAAATTTAAAAGCTGTTAGACATTGATGATGGTACTAAAAAATGTCTGTACCCATTTGCAAtgcatattattatttaaattcattATTACTGACCAGTACATACAATGCTTAAAGGATtaatccattttcttaaaaaaaaatccagataatttacttactaccacgtcatccaaaatgttgatgtctttctttgttcagtcgagaagaaattatgttttttgaggaaaacattccaggatttttctaatttcaatggactttaatgaacaccaacacgtaacagttttgatgcagtttggaTTTGCAGTTTCGAAGGACTCGAAACGATcttaaacgaggcataagggtcttatctagcgaaacgattgtcattttagacaagaaaaataaaaaatatgcacttttaaaccacaagaacttgtctatctccggtcctgtgatgggccagcgcgacctcacgtaatgccgtggaaaggtcacgtgttacatatatgaaacgcacatttgtggaccattttaaacaataaactgacacaaagacattaattagtatcattccacatacaacaacttcggaacggtcctctttctccacacttgtttcacatacgtcatctgtgacctcttgacgtgatgccGTATTGCAAAAGGAGGAAGATAAGTGCATATTTTTGATTTTTCATTCCAAAAGTGACAATAGTTTCTTTAGATAAGGccattatgcctcgtttgggatcgttaaactacattaaaactgttaagtgttggggtccattaaagtccattaaaataagaaaaatcctggaatgttttcttcaaaaaacttaatttcttctcgactgaacaaagaaagaaacattttggaatgacatgggggtgagtaaattatctgtattttctttttaaGAAAAGCTCActtaacacacgctgtttctgcatttctgatattaatctcgagtacctatagagtagtatgacatcctttatatctctgaagagtcttttctttaatcagatttataaaagaaagattagctttaccgaatctttccgataacgtacgaaaaaatgaagaaggaggagttataacacgggaggagcgagtacgagtcatacaacactctacaacactgttttaacttatgattcactacatgtttgtgtcatttatataatatacacgcgcctatttccaacataagacagaagtcttacttaccgcgtgcaaatccactgcatcaaacacacacgcaaaactccgctgctaccccggataataaactatatccattgtttccataaggctggatgtcttctccttacatccaaaaacacacttcttgttgtgccattgttgacttttgaaattaaacgaagctgagtggcgtgataagctgttagcaagctctagcgtctctcgctgactgacggctgggcggggttttccgggggaagttttccggcggaagcccatataaagaagtgatacgtatcgaaaacccctgaaacgtcagttagaaccgtaatcgaaaaaaactagccgaaacttgtacgaaccctggcgaagtgcattcggcacagaaatactctgaaacacgcccaactgcatttttgacactttgcctacgtttagcatgaggaaacaactctataactgtgttaataagtcagaatgcttgaaataccattaaaccccccctttaagaaaatggactaatcatttagagagagttcacccaaaaatgaaaattctaagcctatatcagtttttttatttttattttgatgaacacaaaagaagatattttgataaatgatggtaagcgcACAGCTGATGTGTGcttgaattccatcgtatttgtttttcctactatggaagtcaatggttaatcagctgtgtgcttaccatcgtTTGTCGGggtatcttcttttgtgttcatcagaataaaaaaactcatacaggttttgcacaacatgagggtgagtaaatgatgccagaattttcatttttgggtgaactatccctttaaagtgctaCGCACCGCCCACTTTTTTAATATGCCCATTCATGCCAGTAACCGTTTAATTTTGCTTAATACTGACCAGACAAACAAAATAGATTATTTATTAGTTGATTGAATCACATTAATGTGCTATTACAATCGGTGCATGGGTCTAATTTCATTCATCATACCTTATGATCTCTCATCAGCAAATTGCCATCGCTCGCGAGGGTGACCTGCTGACCAAAGAGAGACTGTGCTGTGGTCTCTCCATGTTTGAAGTCATCCTGACTCGCATCCGCGGTTACCTGGACGACCCTATCTGGCGCGGCCCGTTGCCTAGCAACGGCGTGATGCACGTGGACGAATGCGTGGAGTTTCATAGGTTATGGAGCGCCATGCAGTTTGTCTACTGCATCCCTGTGGGAGCACACGAGTTCACTGTCGAGCAATGTTTTGGAGATGGACTCAATTGGGCCGGCTGCATGATTATCACATTACTTGGTCAGCATAGACGCTTCGACATCCTGGACTTCAGTTACCATCTCCTAAAAGTGCAGAAACACGACGGCAAAGATGAGATCATCAAGAGCGTGGTGAGTAAACTGAAATTGCATTCTAAATTTTGGATGGAATCCAGTCGATAATCCATTTTTATTCCGATCTCTCCGTAGCCTCTCAAGAAAATGGTTGACCGGATTCGCAAGTATCAGATTCTGAACGATGAGatctttgccattttaaacAAGTACATGAAGTCTGGGGACGGTGAGAACATGCCAGTAGAACATGTACGGTGCTTCCAGCCTCCCATTCATCAGTCATTGGCCAGCAACTGAGATTATTGTACACTTGCACCAGAAGGGGGAACATTTAGTGATCTTTAGGACCAGTTTCACTGTCACATTCTACTTGCAGAGCCACCTTATTACGCAATACACAGCCGAGTGATTTGGCACCAATCATTTGTAACCTTATTGGATTTGCACGTCTCAGGTTTGGTCAATCAGGCCAAAAGAAATTTTTAAGCAGCCCAGTTTCACTTAGTGTTTTTTAGGGTGTACACACACGTGCCTTATTATAGAAAAATGACTATTATCTTATGCGTTAATTGTAGCGCAGCACTactcattttcatgttttatacTTAGGGGGGTGGCTATGGGTTGGGTCGAGTGGGTTTTATCAGCGAATTAAGGATTTGCTGCGGTGTGAGTCCATTAGGGTGGTGGtgttaaaaaaatgcatgctagattttattttcatttattatctCGAATAAAACTCTTAGCGTTACCAAGTACTCTCGCTAAACGTGCCTTTTGTATTTGAATCATGTAATCAaactttaattaaataaatatgtatcaAATACAGGATTAAGAGTCATTCTTCAACATTCTCTAAACAAGTTAGAGATCAcccacataattttttttttttgaaggaaaacaccaccgtttttttattttgctgtgctcttgcctcaacttggatgaattgatgcatgcctatcttttttcggTGCGTGCACTTGGTCTTTGTGCAGCACGTCGTGAATGTTTTAGCGtttggcctagccccattcattccttgggatccaggcagggatgaatttagaagccaccgggcgcttccatgttttccctgtttAAGGACTGTTGCATGAGTGGTtacaccagtaagtatggtggcacaaaattaaacgtggcaatttttttttttaaacggatAAAATTTGAGAACTATATTGcatggcagaagagcacttagttactctggcgcagtaacatcatcattcgctgaggtcaaagtgctgcaaatgaagtgctcttctgccataaatgtggttctcattttttatccgctcaGAAGAATCgccacgttttgttttgtggcaccatacttactcgtgtaactactcatgtaacagtctttggagggggaaaacatggaagcgtttggtggcttccaaattcatccctgtttggatcccaaggaacgaatggggccaggccaaatgccaacacattcacgacgtacTGCACAAAGATGAAGCGCACGCACCGAAAAAAAGGTAGGCATGTATCAACTCGTCCAAGTCGAGGCAAAAACATAGCAAAACAtcgaaaaacggtggtgttttcctttaaaataagCGAAATGCACTGTTGATACGTTTCAATAAGGTGGTGTTCCGGTTATGTCTTTATTATAAAGTCAAGGACAATTTTGGTGCATGTAAAGGCAGATATCTGTACATAAAATTTAACAAAAGTCTCTTAAAAATGTACAGGGGTGTATTTACATTGCTACATGAGGAATGAGATGAACCCTTAAACGTGTACTCATGTCTGAACCAAAGTAAGGCGAATAAAACAATAACTCTCTTAGTACAATCGATTGGTCCTTTTTTGCCTCAAGAGTTGATTGTCTTAGGTTTTATCAAAGAATTTGTTTTGTCCAAACAGCAGCAAAAAACAACGTTTAACTTTCATAAACTGCTGCATGCTGGATCATTTTTGACCCTAAGAGGCTGCCATAGTACCATTTCTTCTAGAGATACTGTCAAATGGCAATCCCATCTCTCTGTCGCCAATGTCCTCTGCGTTTTCTTCCCGTAGCAGCTCGTAACCGGAGTGGTTGTGAGCTGCCATGCCATTTAAAACGGGGCCGTTTTTGTCTTCCTTCCTAATGGACACCGCAAGTGTCGCCAAGCTGATGTTAACGTCCTTAAAGGCGTGCAGTAGGAATATGCCCACGATAATCGTTAGGAAACCGCTCAACGTGCCGATAATGTCATCTGCGCCCATGTGTTCCCATTCTTTGAACAGTATGGCAGAGCACGTGAGTACAGAGGTGGTGAAGAACACGTAGTAGATGGGCGTCACTAGAGATGTGTTAAAGATGTCCAGTGCTTTGTTTAAGTAGTTGATCTGTGTACTAACACAAGCTATCAGGCTCAGCAGCAGCAACCAGGCCAAAGGGTTTCCCGCAACTGGATTCCCGGCGATGGCCTCCTTAATGGCGATGCCCAATCCTTTCACGCAGGATACTGAAAGGGCGCCGATCACAGAGCATATAGTGATGTAAACCAAGATGTTGGTCTGGCCGTGGCGCGGGCCCAGTACGAAGATGAAAATGAGAGCTACGATAATGACAACTGTTGCGAAGAGGACAAAGCCTGTAGACAGATGGAGAAAAAATAGGAATAATTAGGTTATATTGAACGATCATAGTAATATATATGGATATAAATCGCATTGTAGGTATCGGACCAGTCTGACCATTAtactatttattatttgttaaaagaaaaaatatttttatacttaaatatttttgtataagtttatacaggtttgtaacaacatgatgacagagttttcatttttgggtgactcTCTATATCTTTTAAAACAGACTTTTACGTGACATGGAGTTGAATTACTGCTCAAGTCAGATTGAAATCTGACTTTTAAAGTGCGTGCAAACATATGATAATTGCTGAGTTATAGCGAGCGTCAAATGAGCCCTTTGTTCCCTTTACGTGATCTCATACCTGGATCGACCAGTTTTTTGGACATGTCGTTCAGGCTGTCGATCTCCTCCTCTTTAGGTGCATGTATCACCATGGTAGTAGAACCCAGAATACTAAGCAGACAACCAAGCTTCCCGTGCAGGTTCAACCTCTCCGTCAGGAAATACGATGACAAGACCGCACTGCAAGAACAGACGAATAATGAATTAACTTCTCTAAACAACTttaaaattgaataaataaacattataataatCATTATGGCACAAATTAggaaaaaagttattttagttCAAATAAAAcatccttaactctttccccaccattggcgagttaactcgtcaattaaagcaacactaaagagtttttgctctttgctccccctacatgttagaagcgtaattgttcattaccactgtcgtaaatactgcagcatagctggctctgattggattgtaggtctgccgtaaagcacgtttttttttttttttttcactcgaactacatgACCGCAACCCGACGGTtagaaacttctttagtgcggatttggccgatagagggctgcaaagcgaatgtgaaagtgctgttcaccctgtttcaagtggatgaacgactgaaacttttttggaaacgttattttaaagtaaaaaaaactctctggtgttgctttaagagaaaacgcttccccgccaataacgagtttttccggcaatccttatttccgctattattcaccaggtggcgctcttatccaacttataaaacccagaagtattcccttagggcaaacagtaagaact
This genomic interval from Misgurnus anguillicaudatus chromosome 8, ASM2758022v2, whole genome shotgun sequence contains the following:
- the nipa2 gene encoding magnesium transporter NIPA2 isoform X1 — encoded protein: MGQDRGKYDFYIGLGLAISSSIFIGGSFILKKKGLLRLARKGSMRAGQGGHAYLKEWLWWAGLLSMGAGEGANFAAYAFAPATLVTPLGALSVLVSAVLSSYFLTERLNLHGKLGCLLSILGSTTMVIHAPKEEEIDSLNDMSKKLVDPGFVLFATVVIIVALIFIFVLGPRHGQTNILVYITICSVIGALSVSCVKGLGIAIKEAIAGNPVAGNPLAWLLLLSLIACVSTQINYLNKALDIFNTSLVTPIYYVFFTTSVLTCSAILFKEWEHMGADDIIGTLSGFLTIIVGIFLLHAFKDVNISLATLAVSIRKEDKNGPVLNGMAAHNHSGYELLREENAEDIGDREMGLPFDSISRRNGTMAAS
- the nipa2 gene encoding magnesium transporter NIPA2 isoform X2: MSCYITLSFLILALSCVCVVMNTTSSEDRISCNVCRISNENGITFGEDCSSGVNLLCVYVNVTGGNSTDNTMGQDRGKYDFYIGLGLAISSSIFIGGSFILKKKGLLRLARKGSMRAGQGGHAYLKEWLWWAGLLSMGAGEGANFAAYAFAPATLVTPLGALSVLVSAVLSSYFLTERLNLHGKLGCLLSILGSTTMVIHAPKEEEIDSLNDMSKKLVDPGFVLFATVVIIVALIFIFVLGPRHGQTNILVYITICSVIGALSVSCVKGLGIAIKEAIAGNPVAGNPLAWLLLLSLIACVSTQINYLNKALDIFNTSLVTPIYYVFFTTSVLTCSAILFKEWEHMGADDIIGTLSGFLTIIVGIFLLHAFKDVNISLATLAVSIRKEDKNGPVLNGMAAHNHSGYELLREENAEDIGDREMGLPFDSISRRNGTMAAS